One Deltaproteobacteria bacterium DNA window includes the following coding sequences:
- a CDS encoding aspartate aminotransferase family protein: protein MTDRPTIPATGTDKEQLLAEMTAMKAGDADWRHGRTFSLVYNVSEEHEDLVKRAYGLYLAENGLSPIAFPSLRKMEIDVVAMTASMLRGDEGVVGSMTSGGTESILMAMKAYREWARMAKPHIANPEVVLPVSAHPAFEKAAHYLGLKNVHVRVGDDFRVDVTAAREAITPNTILIVGSAPGYPAGVIDPIADLAALATEHDLGMHVDACLGGFCLPWVRELGYPVVDFDFAVRGVTSISADVHKYGYAAKGASTILYRNAELRRHMFYAYTEWPGGLYGTPTMTGARPGGAIAAAWAAMQGLGRDGYLSLAKRIMDARARIFEGFASIPAIEVLGEPAMGVFAIRHAGGGEFAIAEAMDERGWKLDRQQNPTALHMMLSPAHLDFVDAFLADLRTCVALVEAEPARITDGAAAMYGAMATMPDRGVVGDFVLDFLDGVWR from the coding sequence ATGACCGACCGACCGACGATTCCCGCAACTGGGACCGACAAGGAACAACTGCTCGCCGAAATGACGGCGATGAAGGCCGGCGACGCCGACTGGCGGCACGGACGCACCTTCAGCCTCGTGTACAACGTGTCGGAAGAGCACGAGGATCTCGTCAAGCGGGCTTACGGCCTTTATCTCGCCGAGAATGGCCTCAGCCCCATCGCGTTTCCGAGCTTGCGGAAAATGGAGATCGACGTGGTCGCCATGACGGCATCGATGCTGCGGGGCGACGAGGGCGTCGTCGGCTCGATGACCTCGGGCGGCACCGAGAGCATCCTGATGGCGATGAAGGCGTACCGCGAGTGGGCGCGCATGGCGAAACCGCACATCGCGAATCCCGAGGTCGTCCTGCCCGTCAGCGCGCACCCCGCGTTCGAAAAAGCCGCGCATTACCTCGGACTCAAGAACGTGCATGTTCGAGTCGGCGACGACTTTCGCGTTGACGTCACCGCCGCGCGTGAAGCGATCACGCCAAACACAATTCTGATCGTCGGCTCCGCGCCGGGCTATCCCGCGGGCGTGATCGACCCCATCGCCGATCTCGCGGCGCTCGCGACCGAGCACGACCTGGGCATGCATGTCGATGCGTGCCTCGGCGGATTCTGCCTGCCGTGGGTGCGCGAACTGGGTTATCCGGTCGTCGATTTCGACTTCGCCGTTCGGGGCGTCACGTCGATCAGCGCCGACGTGCACAAATACGGTTACGCGGCCAAGGGCGCTTCGACGATCTTGTATCGCAACGCCGAGCTGCGCCGCCATATGTTCTACGCATACACCGAGTGGCCGGGCGGGCTCTACGGCACGCCGACGATGACCGGCGCGCGGCCCGGCGGGGCGATCGCGGCGGCGTGGGCGGCGATGCAGGGCCTCGGGCGCGACGGATACCTCTCCCTCGCGAAGCGAATCATGGACGCCCGCGCGCGAATCTTCGAGGGATTCGCGTCGATCCCCGCGATCGAAGTTCTCGGCGAACCCGCGATGGGTGTTTTCGCGATTCGTCACGCGGGCGGCGGGGAATTCGCGATCGCCGAGGCGATGGACGAGCGCGGTTGGAAGCTCGACCGCCAGCAGAACCCCACCGCCCTGCACATGATGCTCTCGCCAGCGCATCTCGATTTCGTGGACGCGTTTCTCGCGGATCTTCGGACGTGCGTTGCGCTGGTCGAGGCCGAACCGGCGCGCATCACCGACGGCGCGGCGGCGATGTACGGTGCGATGGCGACGATGCCCGATCGCGGCGTCGTCGGCGATTTCGTGCTCGATTTTCTCGACGGCGTGTGGCGATAG
- a CDS encoding DUF2892 domain-containing protein, with translation MPVNEHMVERVVRVIAGVAILSLTVIGPKSLWGLIGLAPITTGLLGSCPLYTVFGISTCPMKK, from the coding sequence CTGCCGGTGAATGAGCACATGGTGGAGCGCGTCGTGCGCGTCATCGCGGGCGTTGCGATTCTGAGCCTGACGGTGATCGGTCCGAAGTCCCTCTGGGGACTCATCGGGCTCGCGCCGATCACGACGGGGCTGCTCGGCAGTTGCCCGCTCTACACGGTCTTCGGGATCAGCACCTGTCCGATGAAGAAGTAG
- a CDS encoding formylglycine-generating enzyme family protein codes for MGKFRLDFRLILALFAAVLAIGCGCGDDDDDDAAAPDDDAADDDTIDDDTDDDSDDDTGDDDTWPPLPDDDADDDADDDADDDDTYPTTEGFEYIPAGSFSMGSPSNESGRNANEMLHDVTITRHFEMMATEVRQELFDTLLGFNPSHFPLVGDSPDRPVDGVTWFDALLFANAMSIAHDFDPCFVFANVVCEDDTPVTDPTDCAGHGGVAAADVSLDAATIYECEGFRLPTEAEWEYAARAGSTTAFYNGDITHTACLPLDPNLEAIAWYCANSNNYTHPVGGKLPNDWDLFDMLGNVKEWTWDGYSTDPADGDDPAESIEDHFRSVRGGSARWDGALRLRAAHRQVHTPDRRDRFVGFRLVRTLPPDKSAKFFAAPRANDVAPIPAPPRALPTTLPFAYTRPDVGTPLTEQEIDDFTAAVTGFLADVDYFDWMRRLAHGMAADNVMDSPDYKLHLQDFGASKSGGVVTYAHTGASDNLMIQTGKIINNVSALYLATGDDEIGELLIDLCKGVQALFWGMAHDEEDPETTIMVRTLFPFNHSYEVDGRDITVNYDGAKHYSYDWNAHTVPNATNPYYGPIWVRNWRSKDDVPHIFRTVPMLSYVAQDGEDTDVRDAAEDALAALRGFAKDITDSGYHIRTKDEWGNAEVPINPDNGLVADLASFVLFDPLAPNGECDAKLSAALIGYDDPMGNDCNDGAELIYETVATLQHYYNYAIIRYFHLSALGLALVAGEDDAAEELMDGMAYRVDRMMNHQGSQSDDPAWDVDTASYCVAAASYGLPLTSAEAQQVVDFYTKAVDLYEDWDYWDPWDGSVADGPFPYEPSRNGPDGLVPPHEEFLYLFEYCQSPFRNDAGADFIDCDVLLDPSQW; via the coding sequence ATGGGCAAATTTCGCTTGGATTTTCGGCTGATCCTCGCCCTTTTCGCCGCGGTCCTCGCAATCGGGTGCGGTTGCGGCGACGACGACGATGACGATGCCGCCGCGCCCGACGACGACGCGGCGGACGACGACACCATCGATGACGATACGGATGACGACTCCGACGACGACACGGGCGATGATGACACGTGGCCGCCCCTGCCCGACGACGACGCCGACGACGACGCCGACGACGATGCGGACGACGACGATACGTACCCGACGACGGAAGGATTCGAGTACATCCCCGCCGGATCGTTCTCAATGGGCAGCCCGTCGAACGAGTCGGGGCGCAACGCCAATGAAATGCTGCATGACGTAACGATCACGCGCCACTTCGAGATGATGGCGACCGAAGTCCGGCAGGAACTGTTCGACACCCTGCTCGGCTTCAACCCCAGCCATTTTCCACTCGTCGGCGACAGCCCCGACCGCCCGGTGGACGGGGTCACGTGGTTCGACGCCCTGCTGTTCGCAAACGCCATGTCGATCGCGCACGACTTTGATCCGTGTTTCGTCTTCGCAAACGTCGTTTGCGAGGATGACACTCCGGTGACCGATCCGACGGATTGCGCCGGGCATGGCGGCGTCGCGGCGGCGGACGTTTCCCTCGATGCGGCGACGATCTACGAGTGCGAGGGGTTCCGGCTTCCCACGGAAGCGGAGTGGGAGTACGCCGCGCGGGCGGGATCGACGACCGCGTTTTACAACGGCGACATCACGCACACGGCCTGCTTGCCGCTCGATCCGAACCTTGAAGCCATTGCATGGTACTGCGCGAATTCCAACAACTACACGCACCCGGTTGGAGGAAAGCTGCCCAACGACTGGGATTTGTTCGACATGCTCGGCAACGTGAAAGAGTGGACGTGGGACGGCTACTCGACCGATCCCGCGGACGGCGACGATCCGGCGGAGTCGATCGAAGATCACTTCCGCTCGGTGCGCGGCGGATCGGCCCGCTGGGACGGCGCGCTGCGTCTGCGCGCGGCGCATCGACAGGTGCACACGCCCGACCGGCGCGATCGGTTCGTGGGATTCCGCCTCGTCCGCACGCTGCCCCCCGACAAGTCGGCGAAGTTCTTCGCCGCGCCCCGAGCGAATGACGTCGCGCCGATTCCCGCGCCGCCGCGCGCGCTGCCGACGACGCTTCCGTTCGCGTACACGCGGCCCGACGTCGGCACGCCGCTGACCGAGCAGGAGATCGACGACTTCACGGCGGCGGTGACGGGCTTCCTCGCCGATGTCGATTACTTCGACTGGATGCGCCGGCTCGCCCATGGCATGGCGGCGGACAACGTGATGGATTCGCCGGACTACAAGCTGCACCTTCAGGATTTCGGCGCGTCGAAGAGCGGCGGCGTGGTCACGTACGCGCACACCGGCGCGTCGGACAACCTGATGATCCAGACCGGCAAGATCATCAACAACGTGTCGGCGCTCTATCTGGCGACGGGCGATGACGAGATCGGCGAACTGCTGATCGACCTGTGCAAGGGCGTGCAGGCGCTGTTCTGGGGCATGGCGCACGACGAGGAAGATCCCGAGACGACCATCATGGTCCGCACGCTCTTCCCCTTCAATCACAGCTACGAGGTGGACGGGCGCGACATCACCGTGAACTACGACGGCGCGAAGCACTACTCCTACGACTGGAATGCGCACACGGTGCCGAACGCGACCAATCCGTATTACGGCCCGATTTGGGTGCGCAACTGGCGCAGCAAGGACGACGTGCCGCACATTTTCCGCACCGTGCCGATGCTGTCGTACGTGGCGCAGGACGGCGAGGACACGGATGTGCGCGACGCGGCCGAGGATGCGCTGGCGGCGCTGCGCGGCTTCGCCAAGGACATCACCGACTCCGGTTATCACATTCGCACGAAGGACGAATGGGGCAACGCCGAGGTGCCGATCAATCCCGACAACGGGCTCGTCGCCGACCTCGCGTCGTTCGTGCTGTTCGATCCCCTCGCGCCCAATGGCGAGTGCGACGCGAAGCTCTCCGCGGCGCTGATCGGCTATGACGATCCGATGGGCAACGACTGCAACGACGGCGCGGAATTGATCTACGAAACGGTCGCCACGCTCCAGCATTACTACAACTACGCGATCATCCGTTACTTCCATCTTTCGGCGCTCGGCCTTGCGCTCGTTGCGGGCGAGGACGACGCGGCGGAAGAATTGATGGACGGCATGGCGTATCGTGTGGACCGCATGATGAACCATCAGGGCAGCCAGTCCGACGACCCGGCCTGGGATGTGGACACCGCTTCGTACTGCGTGGCGGCGGCGTCCTACGGTCTGCCGCTCACGTCGGCGGAAGCACAGCAGGTCGTCGACTTTTACACGAAGGCCGTCGATCTGTATGAAGACTGGGATTACTGGGATCCGTGGGACGGCTCCGTTGCCGACGGACCGTTCCCCTACGAGCCGTCGCGCAACGGACCCGACGGACTCGTGCCGCCGCACGAGGAGTTTCTGTATCTGTTCGAGTATTGCCAGTCGCCGTTCCGAAACGATGCCGGCGCCGACTTCATTGACTGCGACGTGCTTCTCGATCCGTCGCAGTGGTGA